From a single Brettanomyces bruxellensis chromosome 7, complete sequence genomic region:
- the RAD3 gene encoding TFIIH/NER complex ATP-dependent 5'-3' DNA helicase subunit (BUSCO:EOG09260ZWU) produces the protein MKFFIDDLPILFPYPKIYPEQYAYMCDVKKCIDVGGNGVLEMPSGTGKTIALLALSVAYQMYYPEHRKIIYCSRTMSEIEKALIELEKLMDYRAKELGHVENFRGLGLTSRKNLCLHPVVGKEKKGTVVDEMCRRLTNGQLGEKVRAGEANADELCSWHEKLYEKDPANLIPPGVYSFQQLLDYCKQEGTCPYFTVRRMMPLCNIVIYSYHYIIDPKVAVRVSKDLSKDSIVIFDEAHNIDNVCIEALSMDIDEDMLQRATRGANDLSRKVDQVKKVDSSRLQDEYEKLVAGLRESDMLKESEEPFMENPILPSDVLQEAIPGSIRRAEHFISFMKRFIEYLKTRMKVLHVISETPTSFLQHLKQLTYIDRKPLRFCSERLSMLVRTLEVTDIEEFTSLKDIATFATLVSTYENGFMLILEPYETENATVPNPILRFTCMDASIAIKPVFDRFPSVVITSGTISPLDMYPRMLNFDTVVQESYAMTLDRRAFLPLIVTKGSDQVAISSRFEIRNDPSVVRNYGTLLMEFVKITPDGMVVFFPSYLYMESIISMWQGMGILDEVWKYKLILVETPDAQETALALETYRKACLNGRGAVLLSVARGKVSEGIDFDHYYGRTVLMIGIPFQYTESRILKARLEFLRDNYQIRENDFLSFDAMRHAAQCLGRVLRGKDDYGVMVLADRRFLRKRSQLPKWIAQGLLDANVNLSTDMAIAAAKKFLRTAAQPLNPKDQEKGVSVWNIEQLRSYQKQQKKINDANGLNDADSMSDNMDVTSENDSNKDDHKNDFNNNEKSTADIIQTTA, from the exons ATGAA GTTTTTTATCGATGATCTTCCAATACTTTTTCCGTATCCAAAGATTTATCCAGAGCAATATGCATACATGTGTGATGTGAAGAAGTGCATAGATGTTGGTGGTAATGGTGTGTTGGAGATGCCCTCTGGAACGGGTAAAACTATTGCACTATTAGCCTTGTCAGTGGCTTATCAGATGTACTACCCAGAGCATAGGAAGATAATATATTGTTCACGTACCATGTCAGAAATTGAGAAGGCGTTAATTGAATTGGAAAAGCTAATGGACTACAGGGCAAAGGAACTAGGACATGTGGAGAATTTCAGAGGATTAGGCTTGACAAGTAGAAAGAACCTATGTTTACATCCAGTagttggaaaagaaaagaagggtACAGTGGTTGATGAGATGTGTCGACGTTTGACCAATGGTCAACTTGGAGAGAAAGTGAGAGCTGGCGAGGCAAATGCAGATGAGCTTTGTTCTTGGCATGAGAAACTATATGAAAAGGATCCCGCAAATTTGATTCCACCAGGTGTTTATTCCTTTCAGCAACTTTTGGACTACTGCAAGCAAGAAGGAACTTGTCCATACTTTACTGTTCGTCGAATGATGCCCCTCTGTAATAttgttatttattcttatcaCTATATTATAGATCCAAAAGTTGCTGTTAGAGTTTCGAAAGATTTATCAAAAGATAGTATAGTGATATTTGACGAGGCCCATAATATAGATAATGTTTGTATTGAAGCTTTATCCATGGATATAGATGAGGATATGCTGCAAAGAGCAACACGTGGTGCAAACGATCTTAGCCGGAAGGTTGATCAAGTTAAAAAAGTGGATAGCTCGAGGTTACAGGATGAATATGAAAAGCTCGTTGCAGGACTTAGAGAATCTGATATGCTGAAGGAATCTGAGGAGCCTTTCATGGAAAATCCGATCTTACCTTCCGATGTCTTGCAGGAAGCTATACCTGGAAGTATAAGACGAGCTGAGCATTTTATCTCGTTTATGAAAAGATTTAtagaatatttgaaaactCGGATGAAAGTGTTGCATGTTATTTCCGAAACGCCAacctcttttcttcaacatttaaAGCAGCTAACATACATTGATAGAAAGCCACTTAGATTTTGTTCAGAACGTCTTTCTATGCTTGTGAGAACATTAGAAGTCACTGATATCGAAGAGTTCACCTCTCTCAAGGACATAGCAACATTTGCAACTTTAGTTTCAACATATGAGAATGGATTTATGCTTATATTGGAGCCATACGAGACAGAAAATGCAACAGTTCCGAACCCAATATTGAGGTTCACCTGCATGGATGCATCAATTGCAATTAAGCCCGTGTTTGATCGATTTCCGTCTGTTGTTATTACTTCCGGTACTATATCTCCACTTGATATGTATCCTAGGATGTTAAACTTTGACACTGTGGTTCAAGAATCTTACGCTATGACTTTGGATCGAAGAGCATTCTTACCTCTGATAGTCACCAAGGGTTCTGATCAAGTGGCTATTTCTTCTCGGTTTGAGATCAGAAACGATCCTAGTGTGGTCAGAAATTATGGAACTTTGCTCATGGAGTTCGTCAAGATTACACCTGATGGAATGGTTGTCTTCTTTCCCTCATATTTGTATATGGAAAGTATCATATCTATGTGGCAAGGTATGGGTATTTTAGATGAAGTCTGGAAATACAAATTGATTCTAGTGGAAACTCCAGATGCTCAAGAAACTGCATTGGCATTGGAAACTTACAGAAAAGCGTGCTTAAATGGTCGAGGCGCTGTATTACTTTCTGTTGCTCGTGGTAAGGTTTCCGAGGGTATCGATTTTGATCATTACTACGGACGAACTGTTCTTATGATAGGAATTCCTTTCCAATATACTGAATCCAGAATTCTCAAGGCTAGgcttgaatttttgagAGATAACTATCAAATTCGTGAAaatgattttctttcctttgaTGCCATGAGACATGCCGCACAGTGCTTGGGACGTGTCCTTAGGGGAAAAGATGATTATGGTGTAATGGTGCTTGCAGATCGAAGATTCCTAAGAAAGAGGAGTCAGCTTCCTAAATGGATAGCCCAGGGATTGTTGGATGCAAATGTGAATTTATCTACAGATATGGCAATTGCTGCTGCgaaaaagtttttgagAACTGCAGCACAACCTTTAAATCCAAAGGATCAGGAAAAAGGTGTTTCGGTTTGGAACATAGAACAGCTTCGAAGCTATcaaaagcagcagaaaaagataaacgATGCAAATGGATTAAATGATGCCGATAGTATGAGCGATAATATGGATGTCACATCAGAAAATGATTCAAATAAAGATGATCACAAGAATGACttcaataataatgaaaagtCAACTGCTGATATCATTCAAACCACTGCATAA
- a CDS encoding uncharacterized protein (BUSCO:EOG09263X22) yields the protein MSSPEELIAEATKKTKKSSGFLSSFFGSSQQSKYEDAADLYVEAANLYKLQRRSAEAGHTFEKAAECQKLAESPDEAANTLVEAYKAYKTEVPIEAAQCLEKAIIMFVKRGQFRRSATFKADLGEMYENELHDVAKAIKSYEDASEWYKGDSANALANKCALKAADLYCDDSIHDYAKAGQVYESIAKDSLNNNLAKWSLKEYFLKAILCRLADGNDYASASACLNRFKQWDPSFETTRECEFSTKLIEAVKEGNPDSVATASRNFDKFSRLDGMKVRILNKIKGNIVEAPDQLEEDFT from the exons ATGTCATCTCCGGAAGAACTAATTGCAGAG GCAACCAAAAAGACAAAGAAGAGCTCGGGCTTTctgtcatctttttttggcaGTTCACAGCAATCTAAATATGAAGATGCAGCTGATCTTTATGTAGAAGCTGCAAACCTATATAAATTGCAGAGAAGAAGTGCAGAGGCAGGACATACATTTGAAAAAGCGGCAGAGTGCCAAAAGTTGGCCGAATCCCCTGACGAGGCTGCAAATACACTTGTGGAAGCATATAAAGCATATAAGACAGAAGTTCCGATAGAGGCGGCTCAATGCTTGGAGAAGGCAATTATAATGTTCGTGAAACGTGGTCAATTTAGACGAAGTGCAACGTTTAAAGCTGACTTGGGAGAAATGTATGAAAATGAGTTGCATGACGTGGCGAAAGCTATAAAGAGCTATGAAGATGCAAGTGAATGGTATAAGGGTGACTCCGCAAATGCTTTAGCAAACAAATGTGCCTTGAAAGCAGCCGATCTTTACTGTGACGACAGTATACATGATTACGCTAAAGCTGGACAAGTGTACGAATCTATCGCCAAGGATTCTCTTAATAACAACCTTGCAAAATGGTCCTTGAAGGAATATTTTCTAAAGGCTATTCTTTGTCGTTTAGCTGATGGAAATGATTATGCGAGCGCCAGTGCATGTTTGAACAGATTTAAGCAATGGGATCCAAGCTTTGAGACAACAAGGGAATGTGAATTTTCTACGAAGCTTATCGAAGCTGTAAAGGAAGGAAACCCAGATTCTGTGGCCACAGCATCGAGAAACTTTGACAAGTTTTCAAGACTAGATGGAATGAAGGTGAGAATTCTTAATAAAATTAAGGGCAACATTGTGGAAGCACCAGACCAATTGGAGGAGGACTTCACCTGA
- the GAR1 gene encoding H/ACA snoRNP pseudouridylase subunit, which translates to MYHRRGGFQGGRGRFGNHQANRGPPDRVFEMGVFFHECEGNIVCRSINEKIPYFNAPIYLENKQEVGKVDEILGPINEVYFTVHPSEGVQASSFKDGDKFYIAGDKLLPLERFLPKPKDYGPKPKRKRGPKGAGFGQRGGGRGGRGGFRGGRGGRGGFSRGGGRGGFRGGRGGFSRGGGRGGFRGGRGGFHGRR; encoded by the coding sequence ATGTATCATCGTCGTGGAGGATTTCAAGGTGGAAGGGGCCGCTTTGGTAACCATCAAGCCAACAGAGGACCACCAGATAGAGTTTTTGAAATGGGTGTGTTCTTTCATGAATGCGAAGGAAACATTGTGTGTCGATCGATAAATGAAAAGATTCCATACTTTAATGCGCCAATATATTTAGAAAACAAACAGGAAGTGGGGAAAGTGGATGAAATCTTAGGACCTATAAATGAAGTTTACTTCACTGTTCACCCATCCGAAGGTGTTCAGGCATCTTCTTTCAAGGATGGTGACAAATTCTATATTGCAGGAGATAAACTTCTTCCGCTAGAAAGATTCCTACCAAAGCCAAAGGATTATGGtccaaaaccaaaaagaaagagaggtCCAAAGGGCGCTGGATTTGGTCAAAGAGGAGGTGGAAGAGGTGGAAGAGGTGGTTTCAGAGGGGGAAGAGGTGGAAGAGGTGGCTTTTCTAGAGGTGGAGGCAGGGGAGGCTTCCGTGGTGGCCGTGGAGGCTTTTCTAGAGGTGGAGGTAGAGGAGGTTTCCGTGGTGGTCGTGGAGGTTTCCATGGAAGAAGATAA